One window from the genome of Nocardioides conyzicola encodes:
- a CDS encoding long-chain-fatty-acid--CoA ligase, whose translation MTGMPTVREQLLARAGDDGPGLLFEDESWSWAEVVRESSVRAAVLSTLLPSGEPPHVGVLLENVPEFAFLLGGAALGGHVVVGLNPTRRGEALAADVRRADVQVVVTDAAHADLLSDVDVPVLPVESPDWSALLDEHAAAAVPDAEVGPDDLMMLIFTSGTSGDPKAVNVTQAKVAYPGQFLSERFGLSPADVAYLSMPMFHSNAIMAGWGPALAAGSTIALARRFSASGFLPDVRRHGATYANYVGKPLTYIMATPEQPDDADNPLRLVFGNEANDRDIAGFGQRFGCVVVDSYSSTENAVIVQRVPEMPPGSLGRPLDGVKVLDPETMAEVPDAVFGPSGELLNGEAATGELVNTTGSGAFAGYYKDPDAEAERMRGGMYWSGDLAYRDADGFVYFAGRTADWLRVDGENLGAATIERVLLRHPAVDEAAVYAVPDPSVGDQVMAALVLRGALSPASLESFLADQADLSPKGWPAYVRVVDTLPRTATNKVLKRELAAEGPTPGDGVLWTREPRGTAYTC comes from the coding sequence ATGACGGGGATGCCCACCGTGCGCGAGCAGCTGCTCGCGCGGGCGGGTGACGACGGCCCGGGGCTGCTCTTCGAGGACGAGTCGTGGAGCTGGGCCGAGGTCGTGCGCGAGTCGAGCGTGCGGGCCGCCGTGCTGTCGACCCTGCTGCCCTCCGGAGAGCCTCCCCACGTGGGCGTGCTGCTGGAGAACGTGCCGGAGTTCGCGTTCCTGCTCGGCGGTGCCGCACTCGGCGGTCACGTGGTCGTCGGGCTCAACCCGACCCGCCGGGGCGAGGCGCTCGCGGCCGACGTACGCCGGGCCGACGTGCAGGTCGTCGTCACCGACGCGGCCCACGCCGACCTGCTGTCCGACGTCGACGTGCCCGTGCTGCCGGTCGAGAGCCCGGACTGGTCGGCGCTGCTCGACGAGCACGCCGCGGCCGCCGTGCCGGACGCCGAGGTCGGACCGGACGACCTGATGATGCTGATCTTCACGTCGGGCACGTCGGGCGACCCGAAGGCCGTCAACGTGACGCAGGCGAAGGTGGCGTATCCCGGGCAGTTCCTGTCCGAGCGGTTCGGCCTGAGCCCGGCCGACGTGGCGTACCTGTCGATGCCGATGTTCCACTCCAACGCGATCATGGCCGGCTGGGGGCCGGCGCTGGCCGCGGGCTCGACGATCGCGCTGGCCCGTCGCTTCTCCGCGTCCGGGTTCCTGCCCGACGTACGCCGCCACGGCGCGACGTACGCCAACTACGTCGGCAAGCCGCTGACCTACATCATGGCGACGCCCGAGCAGCCCGACGACGCGGACAACCCGCTGCGGCTGGTCTTCGGCAACGAGGCCAACGACCGCGACATCGCGGGCTTCGGTCAGCGGTTCGGGTGCGTCGTCGTCGACTCGTACTCGTCCACCGAGAACGCCGTCATCGTGCAGCGGGTGCCGGAGATGCCGCCGGGCTCGCTCGGGCGGCCGCTGGACGGGGTGAAGGTCCTCGACCCCGAGACGATGGCGGAGGTGCCCGACGCCGTCTTCGGGCCCTCCGGCGAGCTCCTCAACGGCGAGGCCGCGACCGGCGAGCTGGTCAACACCACGGGGTCCGGCGCGTTCGCCGGCTACTACAAGGACCCCGACGCCGAGGCCGAGCGGATGCGCGGCGGGATGTACTGGTCCGGCGACCTCGCCTACCGGGACGCCGACGGCTTCGTCTACTTCGCCGGCCGGACCGCCGACTGGCTGCGGGTCGACGGCGAGAACCTCGGTGCGGCCACGATCGAGCGGGTCCTGCTGCGGCACCCCGCGGTCGACGAGGCCGCGGTGTACGCCGTGCCGGACCCGTCGGTCGGCGACCAGGTGATGGCCGCCCTCGTGCTCCGGGGGGCGCTGTCGCCCGCGTCCCTCGAGTCGTTCCTGGCCGACCAGGCCGACCTGTCGCCCAAGGGTTGGCCGGCGTACGTGCGGGTCGTCGACACCCTGCCGCGGACCGCGACCAACAAGGTGCTCAAGCGGGAGCTGGCGGCCGAGGGACCGACACCGGGCGACGGCGTGCTGTGGACGCGCGAGCCGCGAGGCACGGCGTACACCTGTTAA
- a CDS encoding ferredoxin--NADP reductase, with the protein MVDDAFELKVVDVVEETADAHSISFEVPAGAEEQFAYKPGQFLTLAVPSDQTGVAARCYSLSSSPVGGGPLTITVKRTVDGYASNWVCDHLREGDSIHVLPPSGIFTPASLSADLLLFAGGSGITPVISITRTALEQGTGRIVLFYANRDEASVIFGRELTALAAAHPDRLQVVHWLESVQGLPSQDQMRAFASAYPSYDAFVCGPAPFMKMTIAALKELEFPRERRHQEKFVSLGGNPFGDLHDKEVAEHEIEDAESDPDDVTEAAPGDPGPEGPVRLEVELDGENYSFDDWAPGTKLLDHLEAKGVKAPYSCREGECSACAIRLLEGEVKMLHNDVLDDDDLAEGIRLGCQSVPVTDTVKVTYH; encoded by the coding sequence ATGGTCGACGACGCCTTCGAGCTGAAGGTCGTGGACGTGGTCGAGGAGACCGCCGACGCGCACTCCATCTCCTTCGAGGTCCCCGCCGGTGCTGAGGAGCAGTTCGCCTACAAGCCGGGCCAGTTCCTGACCCTGGCGGTGCCGAGCGACCAGACCGGTGTCGCCGCGCGCTGCTACTCGCTGTCCAGCAGCCCGGTCGGCGGGGGACCGCTCACCATCACGGTGAAGCGCACCGTCGACGGCTACGCGTCCAACTGGGTCTGCGACCATCTCCGCGAGGGCGACAGCATCCACGTGCTGCCCCCGAGCGGCATCTTCACGCCGGCGTCGCTGAGCGCCGACCTGCTGCTCTTCGCCGGCGGCAGCGGCATCACCCCCGTCATCTCGATCACCCGGACGGCCCTCGAGCAGGGCACGGGCCGGATCGTGCTCTTCTACGCCAACCGCGACGAGGCGTCGGTGATCTTCGGTCGCGAGCTCACCGCGCTGGCCGCCGCGCACCCCGACCGCCTGCAGGTCGTGCACTGGCTCGAGTCGGTGCAGGGGCTGCCCAGCCAGGACCAGATGCGGGCGTTCGCCTCGGCGTACCCGTCGTACGACGCCTTCGTCTGCGGCCCGGCGCCGTTCATGAAGATGACGATCGCCGCGCTGAAGGAGCTGGAGTTCCCGCGTGAGCGCCGGCACCAGGAGAAGTTCGTCTCCCTGGGCGGCAACCCGTTCGGCGACCTGCACGACAAGGAGGTCGCCGAGCACGAGATCGAGGACGCGGAGAGCGATCCCGATGACGTGACCGAGGCGGCTCCGGGCGACCCGGGTCCCGAGGGACCGGTCAGGCTCGAGGTCGAGCTCGACGGCGAGAACTACTCCTTCGACGACTGGGCTCCCGGCACCAAGCTGCTGGACCACCTCGAGGCCAAGGGCGTGAAGGCGCCGTACTCCTGCCGCGAGGGGGAGTGCTCGGCGTGCGCCATCCGGCTGCTCGAGGGCGAGGTCAAGATGCTGCACAACGACGTCCTGGACGACGACGACCTGGCGGAGGGCATCCGGCTCGGCTGCCAGTCGGTCCCGGTGACGGACACCGTGAAGGTGACCTACCACTGA
- a CDS encoding phage holin family protein, with amino-acid sequence MAGPAAGTQSRWHLRWGDLGRAALGIVGATVGLVLASWVLPGFDLSGWEDALRTAILVAVIGAVLRVLLVEGAVRLGWVGSILLGLLGQALAVWLVVYAPKGLSAADLGWALLASWIVAFVSTFFVWVATAGTDDAVTASLLRRARRQRVTLDDPDVPGIVFVQADGVPYPVLDWCVRAGTLPTLSRWIRSGSHHAVEWRPKLPATTPASQMGILHGTIEGIPAFRWVDRSSGKVYVANRPADAALIEAMHSDGLGLLADDGVSVSNLFTGDAPTAYATMSAVGRGHETRESRRTISTFLSRPAGFTRSMTRALSEIARERFQASRARRRDIRPRVHRGWAFAMERAALNGVVRDLNTTLVADAMLKGRRSVYVDYVDYDAVAHHAGILQPESLDALAGIDAVLAQIEAVAAVAPRKYHVVVLSDHGQSQGAIFADRYGEDLAALVSRLSDATAIASVENAEGSGALNSMVAGNADQDSVLGRALDRASTRITADTFETREPTSAKPEEQFLVFGSGNLGLIYVAGEKRKLTLDDLAARFPALVPGLVEHPGIGFVVVHTDEHGPVALGPGGEHRVRDDVVVGVDPLATFGPHAPAFVLRAATMPEAPDIYVNSLVDDLDEVAAFEGLVACHGGLGGWQDRGMVVHPVDFEMPEQMVVGADALHRVLVSWLEESGHRTDLTTKETRV; translated from the coding sequence ATGGCCGGACCTGCCGCGGGCACGCAGTCCCGGTGGCACCTGCGCTGGGGCGACCTCGGCCGGGCAGCGCTGGGCATCGTCGGAGCGACCGTCGGCCTGGTGCTCGCGTCCTGGGTGCTGCCCGGATTCGACCTCAGCGGCTGGGAGGACGCCCTTCGTACGGCGATCCTGGTGGCGGTCATCGGCGCCGTCCTCCGGGTGCTCCTCGTCGAGGGCGCGGTCCGCCTCGGCTGGGTCGGGAGCATCCTGCTCGGGCTGCTCGGCCAGGCGCTCGCGGTGTGGCTGGTCGTCTACGCACCCAAAGGACTGTCCGCCGCCGACCTCGGCTGGGCGCTGCTCGCGTCGTGGATCGTCGCGTTCGTCTCGACGTTCTTCGTCTGGGTCGCGACCGCCGGCACCGACGACGCGGTGACGGCATCCCTGCTGCGCCGGGCCCGGCGGCAGCGCGTGACGCTGGACGACCCCGACGTGCCCGGCATCGTCTTCGTGCAGGCCGACGGTGTGCCCTACCCGGTGCTCGACTGGTGCGTGCGCGCCGGCACCCTGCCGACGCTGTCGCGGTGGATCCGCAGCGGCTCGCACCACGCCGTCGAGTGGCGGCCCAAGCTGCCCGCCACCACGCCGGCCAGCCAGATGGGGATCCTGCACGGCACCATCGAGGGCATCCCGGCCTTCCGCTGGGTCGACCGCTCCTCGGGCAAGGTCTACGTCGCCAACCGCCCCGCGGACGCCGCGCTGATCGAGGCCATGCACTCCGACGGCCTCGGGCTGCTCGCCGACGACGGCGTCTCGGTGAGCAACCTCTTCACCGGCGACGCGCCCACGGCGTACGCGACGATGAGCGCGGTCGGCCGGGGCCACGAGACCCGGGAGTCCCGGCGGACGATCTCCACCTTCCTGAGCCGTCCGGCCGGCTTCACCCGCAGCATGACCCGCGCGCTCAGCGAGATCGCCCGTGAGCGGTTCCAGGCGTCCCGCGCCCGACGCCGCGACATCCGACCGCGGGTGCACCGTGGGTGGGCGTTCGCGATGGAGCGCGCGGCGCTCAACGGCGTCGTCCGCGACCTGAACACGACCCTGGTCGCCGACGCGATGCTCAAGGGTCGCCGGAGCGTGTACGTCGACTACGTCGACTACGACGCCGTCGCGCACCACGCCGGCATCCTCCAGCCGGAGTCGCTCGACGCGCTCGCCGGCATCGACGCCGTGCTGGCACAGATCGAGGCCGTCGCTGCCGTCGCGCCGCGGAAGTACCACGTCGTCGTGCTCTCGGACCACGGCCAGTCGCAGGGCGCGATCTTCGCGGACAGGTACGGCGAGGACCTGGCCGCGCTCGTCTCCCGGCTGTCCGACGCGACCGCGATCGCGTCGGTCGAGAACGCAGAGGGCAGCGGTGCGCTGAACTCGATGGTCGCCGGCAACGCTGACCAGGACTCGGTCCTGGGCCGGGCCCTCGACCGCGCGTCGACCCGGATCACGGCCGACACCTTCGAGACCCGCGAGCCAACGAGCGCGAAGCCGGAGGAGCAGTTCCTGGTCTTCGGGTCCGGCAACCTCGGCCTCATCTACGTCGCCGGTGAGAAGCGCAAGCTCACCCTCGACGATCTCGCCGCCCGCTTCCCCGCTCTGGTGCCCGGCCTGGTGGAGCACCCCGGCATCGGCTTCGTCGTCGTCCACACCGACGAGCACGGACCGGTCGCGCTGGGACCGGGTGGCGAGCACCGGGTGCGGGACGACGTCGTGGTCGGGGTGGACCCGTTGGCGACGTTCGGGCCGCACGCGCCCGCGTTCGTGCTGCGCGCCGCCACGATGCCCGAGGCGCCGGACATCTACGTCAACAGCCTGGTCGACGACCTCGACGAGGTCGCGGCCTTCGAGGGGCTGGTCGCCTGCCACGGTGGCCTCGGCGGCTGGCAGGACCGGGGCATGGTCGTCCACCCCGTCGATTTCGAGATGCCGGAGCAGATGGTGGTCGGAGCCGACGCCCTCCACCGAGTCCTGGTCAGCTGGCTGGAGGAATCCGGCCACCGCACCGACCTCACAACGAAGGAGACCCGTGTCTGA
- a CDS encoding fused MFS/spermidine synthase, with product MVDAEIVPGDRLGTFVLRMSGMDQSCVDLEDPTRIVFDYVRRLADVVDAVAPSGTPLRVVHVGGAGMTLPRYVAATRPRSAQVVLEPAAAVTDLVRRDLPLPRNSGIKVRDVDGAAGVAALRDAFADLVVVDAFADARVPGSLVTAAFAADLLRVVGPGGVVAFNLTDRAPFGWTRRAVAAIRLSFPAVLLTAEPATLRAKRLGNLVVVASAGTVPLDALRSRAASSAAPYRVLDARAVSDSFGGGTPFTEADTADSPAPV from the coding sequence GTGGTCGACGCCGAGATCGTGCCGGGGGACCGGCTCGGCACGTTCGTGCTGCGGATGTCGGGCATGGACCAGTCCTGCGTCGACCTGGAGGACCCGACCCGGATCGTCTTCGACTACGTGCGCCGGCTCGCGGACGTCGTCGACGCTGTCGCTCCCAGCGGTACGCCGTTGCGGGTGGTGCACGTCGGCGGCGCCGGGATGACGCTGCCGCGGTACGTCGCGGCGACCCGCCCGCGGTCCGCGCAGGTGGTGCTCGAACCGGCGGCGGCCGTCACCGACCTGGTCCGGCGTGACCTGCCGCTGCCGCGCAACAGCGGCATCAAGGTGCGCGACGTGGACGGTGCTGCCGGGGTGGCGGCGCTGCGGGACGCGTTCGCCGACCTCGTGGTGGTCGACGCCTTCGCCGACGCGCGGGTGCCGGGGTCCCTGGTGACGGCGGCGTTCGCCGCCGACCTGCTGCGGGTCGTCGGTCCTGGTGGCGTCGTGGCGTTCAACCTGACCGACCGGGCGCCCTTCGGCTGGACCCGGCGGGCGGTCGCGGCCATCCGGCTGTCGTTCCCCGCCGTGCTGCTGACCGCGGAGCCGGCGACCCTGCGGGCCAAGCGGCTCGGCAACCTGGTCGTCGTCGCCTCGGCCGGCACCGTGCCGCTCGACGCGCTGCGCTCGCGGGCCGCGAGCTCCGCCGCGCCGTACCGGGTCCTCGACGCCCGCGCCGTCTCCGACTCCTTCGGCGGCGGCACGCCGTTCACCGAGGCCGACACCGCCGACTCGCCGGCGCCGGTGTGA
- a CDS encoding acyl-CoA dehydrogenase family protein has protein sequence MDFRFTQEQDEAAELAASILKDRTTNDRLKAVDAGGDRFDRDLWAELGSAGLLGLALPEEHDGAGLGIIELCRVLVEVGRTVAPVPLAAHGPASRLIAELGSDAHQQQWLPGAASGANVLTAAVAEERAYSPVRPTTVATPDGSSYVLTGSKAIVPAGPYADLFLVPAETPTGVGVFLVEPGDAGVTVVAQTFSDRDGVARLDLDGAVLSGDRLVGAADGAADQRLRQLLVLAGSAEQLGITEGALKLTSTYAKTREQFGRPIGTFQAVSQRLADGYIDVLAQRLTLWQAAWRLDEGLPAESEVAIAKLWAADAGHRLAHTAVHVHGGVGIDLDGETHRYFTSAKRFEFLHGGATEQALNIGRILAAEPA, from the coding sequence ATGGACTTCCGTTTCACGCAGGAGCAGGACGAGGCCGCCGAGCTGGCGGCCAGCATCCTCAAGGACCGCACCACCAACGACCGGCTCAAGGCCGTGGACGCCGGCGGCGACCGCTTCGACCGCGATCTCTGGGCGGAGCTCGGCTCGGCCGGGCTGCTCGGGCTCGCGCTCCCGGAGGAGCACGACGGCGCCGGGCTCGGCATCATCGAGCTCTGCCGGGTGCTGGTCGAGGTCGGCCGCACGGTCGCGCCGGTCCCGCTCGCGGCCCACGGTCCGGCGTCGCGGCTGATCGCCGAGCTCGGCTCGGACGCGCATCAGCAGCAGTGGCTGCCCGGCGCCGCGTCGGGCGCCAACGTGCTGACCGCAGCCGTGGCCGAGGAGCGCGCCTACTCCCCGGTCCGGCCGACCACCGTTGCGACACCCGACGGCTCGTCGTACGTTCTGACCGGGAGCAAGGCGATCGTGCCGGCCGGCCCGTACGCCGACCTCTTCCTCGTGCCCGCCGAGACGCCGACCGGTGTCGGCGTCTTCCTGGTCGAGCCCGGTGACGCCGGCGTCACCGTGGTCGCGCAGACCTTCTCCGACCGCGACGGCGTGGCCCGGCTCGACCTCGACGGTGCCGTGCTGTCCGGAGACCGCCTCGTCGGCGCGGCCGACGGTGCCGCCGACCAGCGGCTGCGTCAGCTGCTCGTGCTGGCCGGCTCCGCCGAGCAGCTGGGCATCACCGAGGGCGCGCTGAAGCTCACCTCGACCTACGCGAAGACGCGCGAGCAGTTCGGCCGCCCGATCGGCACCTTCCAGGCCGTGTCGCAGCGGCTGGCCGACGGCTACATCGACGTGCTCGCCCAGCGGCTCACGCTGTGGCAGGCCGCGTGGCGCCTCGACGAGGGCCTGCCCGCCGAGAGCGAGGTCGCGATCGCGAAGCTGTGGGCGGCCGACGCCGGCCACCGGCTCGCGCACACGGCGGTCCACGTGCACGGCGGGGTCGGCATCGACCTCGACGGCGAGACGCACCGCTACTTCACGTCGGCCAAGCGCTTCGAGTTCCTGCACGGCGGCGCGACCGAGCAGGCGCTCAACATCGGCCGGATCCTGGCGGCCGAGCCGGCATGA
- a CDS encoding MBL fold metallo-hydrolase, producing the protein MADYTGDVTPGGSADVRELTHLTITKVAVDPKMSNNCYLLRCHHTGDQVLIDAADEAATLLPLVGDAGLQSVVTTHQHWDHHRALADVVAATGASVVVGAPDAAAVTEQTGVPVTRSVAHGDTVAVGECTLEVIAIAGHTPGSVALLYRDPDGHPHLFTGDSLFPGGVGNTFGDKDAFAQLIDEVSTKIFDRLPDDTWFYPGHGGDSTLGAERASLPEWRERGW; encoded by the coding sequence ATGGCTGACTACACCGGCGACGTGACTCCCGGCGGCAGCGCCGACGTCCGCGAGCTCACCCACCTGACGATCACGAAGGTCGCGGTGGACCCGAAGATGTCCAACAACTGCTACCTGCTGCGCTGCCACCACACCGGCGACCAGGTGCTCATCGACGCGGCCGACGAGGCCGCCACCCTGCTGCCGCTGGTCGGCGACGCCGGGCTGCAGTCCGTCGTCACCACGCACCAGCACTGGGACCACCACCGGGCGCTCGCCGACGTCGTCGCGGCGACCGGGGCGTCGGTGGTGGTCGGTGCGCCCGACGCCGCGGCCGTGACGGAGCAGACCGGCGTGCCCGTCACCCGCTCCGTGGCCCACGGCGACACCGTGGCCGTCGGCGAGTGCACCCTCGAGGTCATCGCCATCGCCGGCCACACCCCCGGCTCGGTCGCGCTGCTCTACCGGGACCCGGACGGGCACCCGCACCTCTTCACGGGCGACTCGCTCTTCCCGGGCGGGGTCGGCAACACGTTCGGCGACAAGGACGCCTTCGCCCAGCTCATCGACGAGGTGTCGACGAAGATCTTCGACCGGCTGCCCGACGACACCTGGTTCTACCCCGGCCACGGCGGCGACTCGACCCTCGGCGCCGAGCGGGCGTCCCTGCCGGAGTGGCGCGAGCGCGGCTGGTGA
- a CDS encoding Rieske 2Fe-2S domain-containing protein, with product MSDTTTSVRALDHGTPPERFARGWHCIGLADTFRDGKPHRVGAFGGQLVVWADTKGDLQVLDGYCRHMGGDLTQGEVKGDEIACPFHDWRWGGDGKCKAIPYARRVPLRARTQKYETAIVNDQLLIWHDVEGSKADYDILPPQLPGLAEGEYTDWVWVAEEIDGSHCRELIDNVVDMAHFYYVHFAFPTSFRNVFEGHVATQFMESKGRPDKTEGYGDAELFLKSEATYYGPSYMINWLDTDYKGFNTEVVLVNCHVPTGPDSFRLQYGITVKKPEGLDDKTTDFIAKKYAEMFGSGFLQDVHIWKNKVPVQNPLLCEEDGPVYQLRRWYEQFYVDQADIAPEMVDRFEFEVDTTKANEYWQVEVADNLRKKAEEDGDPHGAPGSEAESPQIMSGT from the coding sequence ATGAGCGACACCACCACGAGTGTCCGAGCGCTCGACCACGGCACCCCGCCCGAGCGGTTCGCTCGCGGCTGGCACTGCATCGGTCTCGCCGACACGTTCCGCGACGGCAAGCCGCACCGGGTCGGCGCGTTCGGCGGCCAGCTGGTCGTCTGGGCGGACACGAAGGGCGACCTCCAGGTGCTCGACGGCTACTGCCGCCACATGGGCGGCGACCTGACGCAGGGCGAGGTCAAGGGCGACGAGATCGCGTGCCCCTTCCACGACTGGCGGTGGGGCGGCGACGGCAAGTGCAAGGCGATCCCGTACGCCCGCCGGGTCCCGCTGCGCGCGCGCACCCAGAAGTACGAGACCGCGATCGTCAACGACCAGCTGCTGATCTGGCACGACGTCGAGGGCTCCAAGGCCGACTACGACATCCTCCCGCCGCAGCTGCCGGGCCTCGCCGAGGGCGAGTACACCGACTGGGTCTGGGTCGCCGAGGAGATCGACGGCTCGCACTGCCGCGAGCTGATCGACAACGTCGTCGACATGGCGCACTTCTACTACGTCCACTTCGCGTTCCCCACGAGCTTCCGCAACGTCTTCGAGGGTCACGTCGCGACGCAGTTCATGGAGTCCAAGGGCCGCCCCGACAAGACCGAGGGGTACGGCGACGCCGAGCTCTTCCTCAAGTCCGAGGCGACCTACTACGGACCGTCGTACATGATCAACTGGCTCGACACCGACTACAAGGGCTTCAACACCGAGGTCGTGCTGGTCAACTGCCACGTCCCGACCGGCCCCGACTCCTTCCGGCTGCAGTACGGCATCACCGTCAAGAAGCCCGAGGGCCTCGACGACAAGACGACCGACTTCATCGCCAAGAAGTACGCCGAGATGTTCGGCAGCGGCTTCCTCCAGGACGTGCACATCTGGAAGAACAAGGTCCCGGTCCAGAACCCGCTGCTGTGCGAGGAAGACGGGCCCGTCTACCAGCTGCGTCGCTGGTACGAGCAGTTCTACGTCGACCAGGCCGACATCGCGCCCGAGATGGTCGACCGGTTCGAGTTCGAGGTCGACACCACGAAGGCCAACGAGTACTGGCAGGTCGAGGTCGCGGACAACCTGCGCAAGAAGGCCGAGGAGGACGGCGACCCGCACGGTGCCCCCGGCTCCGAGGCGGAGTCCCCGCAGATCATGTCGGGCACCTGA
- a CDS encoding isoprenylcysteine carboxylmethyltransferase family protein, which translates to MRRAAVGTFVFLLAAPGVMAGLVPWWITGWARSSASYGVLDVVGVLLVGLGVAMVLDCFVRFVREGVGTPAPIAPTEFLVQGGLYRHVRNPMYVGVAAVILGQALVLRSTDLLWWLLVFLAAVVAFVKGYEEPALHEQFGASYDRYRAAVPGWLPRLTPWRG; encoded by the coding sequence ATGCGCCGGGCGGCCGTCGGGACCTTCGTCTTCCTCCTCGCCGCGCCCGGGGTGATGGCGGGTCTGGTGCCGTGGTGGATCACCGGCTGGGCGCGCTCGTCGGCGTCGTACGGCGTGCTCGACGTGGTCGGTGTGCTGCTGGTCGGCCTCGGGGTCGCGATGGTGCTCGACTGCTTCGTGCGCTTCGTGCGGGAGGGCGTCGGCACTCCCGCGCCGATCGCGCCGACCGAGTTCCTGGTGCAGGGCGGGCTCTACCGGCACGTGCGCAACCCGATGTACGTCGGCGTCGCGGCGGTGATCCTCGGCCAGGCGCTCGTGCTGCGCAGCACCGACCTGCTGTGGTGGCTGCTCGTCTTCCTCGCCGCCGTCGTCGCCTTCGTGAAGGGCTACGAGGAGCCGGCGCTGCACGAGCAGTTCGGCGCGTCGTACGACCGCTATCGCGCTGCCGTGCCGGGGTGGCTGCCTCGGCTCACGCCCTGGCGCGGCTGA
- a CDS encoding acyl-CoA dehydrogenase family protein — MAFLQTVWTKTRTGYSFWDAESSATPPFPLPDLFWELLMHIALTPDQERLRDELREYFAALVTPEVKAGLAAATGEFGDDAVYKKVIRQLGSDGWLGIGWPKEYGGQARSMIEQLIFTDVAAIAGVPIPYLTLNTVGPTIMRYGTDEQKDYFLPRILKGELHFSIGYSEPGSGTDLASLKTKAVREGDEWVINGQKMWTSLIQYADWLWMAVRTDPDLPRHKGLSMILVPADSPGFSYTPVHTVAGVSTSATYYEDVRVPASNLVGELNGGWSLMTNQLNHERVALTSAAPLTYSIDMVRRWAQETKNPDGQRVIDSEWVQIALGRAHARTTALALINWKLAADADAGVDLSPAEASATKIYGSELATEVYRSLMEIVGPNAGITGDSEGAVLAGRLERFYRSALVMTFGGGTNEIQRDIIGYVGLGLPAAKRS; from the coding sequence ATGGCGTTCCTCCAGACGGTGTGGACCAAAACAAGAACAGGTTATAGTTTTTGGGACGCCGAATCCAGCGCCACCCCGCCCTTCCCGCTGCCCGACCTCTTTTGGGAGCTGCTGATGCACATCGCCCTCACGCCCGACCAGGAGAGGCTGCGCGACGAGCTCCGCGAGTACTTCGCCGCGCTGGTCACGCCCGAGGTGAAGGCCGGTCTCGCGGCCGCCACCGGGGAGTTCGGCGACGACGCCGTCTACAAGAAGGTGATCCGCCAGCTCGGCAGCGACGGCTGGCTGGGCATCGGCTGGCCCAAGGAGTACGGCGGCCAGGCCCGCTCGATGATCGAGCAGCTGATCTTCACCGACGTGGCCGCCATTGCCGGCGTCCCGATCCCCTACCTGACGCTCAACACCGTCGGGCCGACGATCATGCGCTACGGCACGGACGAGCAGAAGGACTACTTCCTCCCCCGCATCCTCAAGGGCGAGCTGCACTTCTCGATCGGCTATTCCGAGCCCGGCTCCGGCACCGACCTGGCGTCGCTCAAGACCAAAGCGGTCCGCGAGGGCGACGAATGGGTCATCAACGGCCAGAAGATGTGGACGTCGCTCATCCAGTACGCCGACTGGCTGTGGATGGCCGTCCGCACCGACCCCGACCTGCCACGCCACAAGGGTCTGTCGATGATCCTGGTGCCGGCCGACTCCCCCGGCTTCTCGTACACGCCGGTGCACACGGTCGCGGGCGTCAGCACCAGCGCGACGTACTACGAGGACGTGCGCGTCCCGGCGTCCAACCTGGTCGGCGAGCTCAACGGCGGCTGGTCGCTGATGACCAACCAGCTCAACCACGAGCGGGTCGCGCTCACGTCGGCCGCGCCGCTGACCTACTCGATCGACATGGTCCGGCGCTGGGCGCAGGAGACCAAGAACCCCGACGGCCAGCGGGTGATCGACTCCGAGTGGGTGCAGATCGCGCTCGGCCGGGCGCACGCCCGCACCACGGCGCTCGCGCTGATCAACTGGAAGCTCGCGGCCGACGCCGACGCCGGTGTCGACCTCTCGCCCGCCGAGGCGTCCGCCACCAAGATCTACGGCTCCGAGCTCGCCACCGAGGTCTACCGGTCCCTGATGGAGATCGTCGGCCCCAACGCCGGCATCACCGGCGACTCCGAGGGCGCGGTCCTCGCGGGCCGTCTCGAGCGCTTCTACCGCTCGGCCCTCGTGATGACCTTCGGGGGCGGCACCAACGAGATCCAGCGCGACATCATCGGGTACGTCGGCCTCGGCCTCCCCGCAGCGAAGAGGAGCTGA